One region of Triticum aestivum cultivar Chinese Spring chromosome 6B, IWGSC CS RefSeq v2.1, whole genome shotgun sequence genomic DNA includes:
- the LOC123139552 gene encoding cytochrome P450 716B1: protein MDYLGIVVALVVAASSIAIHLLSRAKKRQPANLPPGSLGLPVIGQSLGLLRAMRGGDGGSRWIQDRIDKYGPVSKLSLFGTPTVLLAGPAANKFLFFSSVLSTRQPRSVQRILGENSILGLHGADHGRVRGALLEFLKPDMLKMYVGRIDAEVRRHVEENWAGRGTVTVLPLMKRLTFDIISALLFGLERGAVRDALAGDFARMVEGMWAVPANLPFTAFSRSLKASGRARRVLAGITREKKARRCQPEHRKAPSRSNDLITCLLGLTDGHGERLLSDEEIVDNAMVALIAGHDTSSILMTFMVRHLANDDATLAAMVQEHEEIAKSKGDGEALTWEDLTRMKFTWRVAQEILRIVPPLFGNFRRALEDVEFDGYLIPKGWQVFWTSNVTHMDASIFHEPAKFDPSRFENQAAPPCSFVAFGAGPRLCPGMDFSRIETLVTMHHLVRQFRWKLCCKENTFVRDPMPSPLRGLPIQIQHRTSPPPS, encoded by the exons ATGGATTATTTGGGCATAGTCGTGGCACTGGTTGTCGCCGCCTCGTCCATTGCCATCCACCTCCTCAGCAGGGCCAAGAAAAGACAGCCGGCCAACCTGCCCCCGGGCTCCCTCGGCCTGCCGGTGATCGGCCAGAGCCTCGGCCTCCTCCGGGCCatgcgcggcggcgacggcggcagccggTGGATACAGGACCGGATCGACAAGTACGGGCCCGTGTCGAAGCTGTCGCTGTTCGGCACGCCGACGGTGCTCCTGGCCGGACCGGCGGCCAACAAGTTCCTCTTCTTCAGCAGCGTGCTCTCGACGCGGCAGCCCCGGTCCGTGCAGCGGATCCTCGGGGAGAACAGCATCCTGGGCCTCCACGGCGCCGACCACGGGCGCGTCCGCGGCGCTCTGCTCGAGTTCCTCAAGCCGGACATGCTCAAGATGTACGTGGGCAGGATCGACGCCGAGGTGCGGCGGCACGTGGAGGAGAACTGGGCCGGCCGCGGgaccgtgacggtgctgccgctgATGAAGCGGCTGACGTTCGACATCATCTCCGCGCTGCTCTTCGGGCTCGAGAGGGGCGCCGTGCGGGACGCGCTGGCCGGCGACTTCGCGCGCATGGTCGAGGGCATGTGGGCCGTCCCGGCGAACCTGCCGTTTACGGCGTTCAGCCGGAGCCTCAAGGCCAGCGGCAGAGCCCGGCGGGTGCTGGCGGGGATCACGCGGGAGAAGAAGGCCAGGCGGTGCCAGCCGGAGCACCGCAAGGCGCCGTCGCGGAGCAACGACCTCATAACCTGCCTGCTCGGCCTGACGGACGGCCATGGCGAGCGGCTGCTGAGCGACGAGGAGATCGTGGACAACGCCATGGTCGCCCTCATCGCCGGCCACGACACGTCGTCCATCCTGATGACGTTCATGGTCCGCCACCTCGCCAACGATGACGCCACCCTCGCCGCCATGGTCCAAG AGCATGAAGAGATCGCCAAGAGCAAAGGCGACGGAGAGGCTCTCACATGGGAAGATCTGACGAGGATGAAGTTCACATGGCGAGTCGCCCAGGAGATCCTCCGCATCGTCCCTCCACTCTTCGGCAACTTCAGAAGAGCGCTGGAGGACGTGGAGTTCGACGGCTACCTCATCCCAAAAGGATGGCAG GTGTTCTGGACGTCGAACGTGACGCACATGGACGCGAGCATCTTCCACGAGCCGGCCAAGTTCGACCCGTCCCGGTTCGAGAACCAGgccgcgccgccgtgctccttcgTCGCCTTTGGGGCCGGCCCGAGGCTATGCCCCGGGATGGACTTCTCCCGGATCGAGACGCTGGTGACGATGCACCACCTCGTGAGGCAGTTCAGATGGAAGCTCTGCTGCAAGGAGAACACCTTTGTGAGGGACCCCATGCCGTCGCCGCTGCGTGGCCTGCCCATCCAAATCCAGCACAGGACCTCCCCTCCTCCATCGTGA